A segment of the Candidatus Rokuibacteriota bacterium genome:
GGCCTGGGCCTTGTCGCCCATCAGGCGGATCGCCTCCGGCGAGGGGCCGATGAACACGATCCCGCAGGCGCGGCAGATCTCGGCGAAGGCCGTGTTCTCGGCCAGGAAGCCGTAGCCCGGATGGATCGCATCGCTGTCGGTGATCTCGGCCGCGGAGATGATGTTAGGGATGTTGAGGTAGCTCGACTGCGGGTCCTCGGGCCCGATGCAGATCGACTCGTCGGCGAGGCGCACCGGGAGCGAGTGGGCGTCGGCCCTGGAGTGCGCGACGATTGCCCGAACCCCCAGCTCGCGGCACGTCCGGAGCACCCGTAGCGCGATCTCCCCCCGGTTGGCGATGAGGATCTTATGAAACATCGGTTTCAAACTGCAGGAAGCGGTGCTGCGCGATCCCCCTCACCCTTCCCTCTCCCCCTCGAGGGGGAGAGGATCAAAGGTGAGGGGGTGACCCGCTTTCTGTCATGCGGGCTCCACCAGGAAGAGCGGCTGGCCGTACTCCACGGGCTGGGCGTTGTCCACCAGGACCTTCACGATCCGCCCGGC
Coding sequences within it:
- a CDS encoding acetyl-CoA carboxylase biotin carboxylase subunit (an AccC homodimer forms the biotin carboxylase subunit of the acetyl CoA carboxylase, an enzyme that catalyzes the formation of malonyl-CoA, which in turn controls the rate of fatty acid metabolism), producing MFHKILIANRGEIALRVLRTCRELGVRAIVAHSRADAHSLPVRLADESICIGPEDPQSSYLNIPNIISAAEITDSDAIHPGYGFLAENTAFAEICRACGIVFIGPSPEAIRLMGDKAQA